One region of Manis pentadactyla isolate mManPen7 chromosome 9, mManPen7.hap1, whole genome shotgun sequence genomic DNA includes:
- the LOC118908096 gene encoding olfactory receptor 1013-like, producing MERSNHTVTEFILLGFSTDPVTQRVLFVVFLAVYSVTMVGNITLMVLICSDSRLHTPMYFFIGNLSFLDLWYSSVYTPKILVICVSEDRSISFAGCVAQFLFSGGLGYSECYLLAAMAYDRYVAISKPLLYSQAMSIKLCAFLVVASYFGGFINCFIVAKKIFVLNFCRDNVIDDFFCDLFPLVKLACGRKDGFQAVLFFCLASNVISPCVLILASYLFIITTILRIRSTQGRLKAFSTCSSHLTSVTLYYGSILYIYTHSRSSYSFKMDKIVSLFCTVVFPMLNPMIYSLRNKDVKDALNKVFK from the coding sequence ATGGAGAGGAGCAaccacacggtgacagagttCATCCTGCTGGGCTTCAGCACAGACCCCGTGACGCAGCGCGTCCTCTTTGTGGTATTCCTGGCCGTGTACTCTGTGACCATGGTAGGAAATATCACCCTCATGGTGCTGATCTGCAGTGACTCCCGGCTGCACACGCCCATGTATTTTTTCATTGGAAATCTGTCTTTTCTGGATCTCTGGTATTCCTCTGTCTACACGCCTAAGATCCTGGTGATCTGCGTCTCTGAGGACAGAAGCATCTCCTTTGCTGGCTGTGTGGCTCAGTTCCTCTTCTCTGGTGGGCTAGGGTACAGTGAGTGTTACCTGCTGGCTGCCATGgcttatgaccgctatgtggccatctctaAGCCGCTGCTTTACTCACAGGCCATGTCCATAAAGCTGTGTGCATTTTTGGTAGTGGCCTCATATTTTGGTGGCTTTATTAACTGTTTCATCGttgctaaaaaaatttttgtcttgAATTTCTGTAGAGACAATGTCATTGATgactttttctgtgatttgtttcCATTAGTGAAGTTGGCCTGTGGCAGGAAAGATGGCTTCCAGGCTGTGCTTTTCTTCTGCCTGGCCTCCAATGTCATTAGCCCCTGTGTGCTCATACTCGCCTCCTACCtcttcatcatcaccaccatcctgaGGATCCGCTCCACCCAGGGCCGCCTCAAAGCCTTCTCCACTTGCTCCTCCCACCTGACCTCTGTCACCTTGTACTATGGCTCCATTCTCTACATTTACACTCATTCCCGGTCTAGCTATTCTTTCAAGATGGACAAAATAGTTTCCTTATTTTGCACTGTGGTGTTCCCCATGCTGAATCCTatgatctacagcctgaggaataaGGATGTGAAGGATGCTCTGAATAAAGTCTTCAAATAA
- the LOC118908088 gene encoding olfactory receptor 5M10-like produces MSSANRTTGMEFILLGLTDDPVLEKILFGVFLLIYLITLAGNLCMIVLIRTTSLLQRPMYFFLSHLSFVDICYSSNITPNMLSNLLSDKKTISYAGCFSQCLLFIALVITEFYMLASMAMDRYAAICSPLHYRTTMSRNLCICLVTVPYACGFLNGLSQALLTFHLSFCGSLEINHFYCAHPPLMMLACSEAHVKKMAIFAVAGFTSSSSLFIILLSCLLILVAILRICSAEGRHKAFSTCGSHLATVTTFYGTLFCMYLRPASEKSVEESKIIAVFYAFLSPMLNPLIYSLWNKDVFHAMQQMVKANLFHKIAM; encoded by the coding sequence ATGTCTTCTGCAAACCGCACCACAGGGATGGAATTCATTCTCTTGGGACTCACAGATGACCCAGTGCTGGAGAAGATCCTGTTTGGGGTGTTTCTGCTGATCTACCTAATCACCCTGGCTGGGAACCTGTGCATGATAGTGCTGATCAGGACCACGTCCCTCCTCCAGAGacccatgtatttcttcctgagCCACCTCTCCTTCGTAGACATTTGCTATTCCTCCAATATCACTCCAAACATGCTGTCCAACCTCCTCTCAGACAAGAAGACCATCTCCTATGCCGGGTGCTTCTCACAGTGTCTTCTCTTCATCGCCCTGGTCATCACCGAGTTTTACATGCTTGCTTCCATGGCAATGGACCGCTATGCAGCCATTTGCAGCCCTTTACATTACAGGACCACAATGTCCAGGAACCTCTGCATCTGTCTAGTCACGGTCCCTTACGCTTGTGGCTTCCTGAATGGACTGTCCCAGGCGCTGCTGACCTTCCACTTGTCCTTCTGTGGCTCCCTGGAAATCAATCATTTCTACTGTGCTCACCCTCCCCTGATGATGCTGGCCTGCTCCGAAGCCCATGTCAAAAAGATGGCCATATTTGCAGTGGCTGGCTTTACTTCTTCAAGCTCTCTCTTCATCATCCTCCTGTCCTGCCTTCTCATCCTTGTGGCCATCCTGAGGATCTGCTCTGCTGAAGGCAGACACAAAGCCTTTTCTACCTGTGGTTCCCACTTGGCAACTGTCACCACATTTTATGGGACCCTCTTCTGCATGTACTTAAGACCTGCATCTGAGAAGTCCGTAGAGGAGTCCAAAATAATTGCCGTCTTTTATGCTTTTTTGAGTCCAATGTTGAACCCATTGATTTACAGCCTGTGGAACAAGGATGTGTTCCATGCCATGCAGCAAATGGTGAAGGCAAATCTCTTTCATAAAATTGCAATGTAG